Below is a window of Camelina sativa cultivar DH55 chromosome 11, Cs, whole genome shotgun sequence DNA.
GTAAGAGTTGAACATCGTCGTCAGTTCCATTTCACAACAACTCAAAACCCTCAGAGCTTCGTTTGATTGATTGAGTCTAGGGGGTTCTCCCAAGTCCCAACCCCTACTTCTcgactttttaattttattttgagggattctctttttcttgaaaaagaaaCCTAATTTCCTTCTGATATATATAGTTgcaaattttacttttatttatttatgattttccTTAACATATTTTTCGTCAAGAGGTCTTAAAtttgacagattttttttttgctgtggtTGTTGTAACCTTCCTAAGctcaaacataatttttttttttattctctaactagcctttttttttttttttttttttttttaaattgtggtCCAATGTCCCATTATGGAAAATCATGTGTAAAACTAGGTTTAGGCTGCTGAATCTCGTGTTATTGATTGTAAAGAAGAGttacattatatatactttCACACAAGATCTTGTTACCAACTAGATAACAACATATCTACAACAATACAATTACTATACGATAAGTGCAGATCACAAATATATTCCAATGTAATCCAAATCTCCAAAGATCTCGCTAACACCCCCCTCAAGTTGAGCATGCGGATTCCAAATGCCCAACTTGGCAACCATGTTTTCAAACTCGCGACAACCAAGTGCCTTAGTAAACACGTCTGCGAGTTGCTCCTTTGTATGAACTTTCTGTGTTCGAATATCTCCAGCTTGTATAGCATCCCAAACATTATGACAATCTATCTCTATTCCTTTAGTTCTCTCATGAAACACTGGATTGGCTGCAATGTACAAAGCGGCCTCATTATCACAATGTAAGTCTGTTGGTTCACGTTGAGACACCCCAAAATCAGCCATTAAGTGTCGCAACCACTCAAGCTCCTTAACAGTTAACGCCATACACCGGTACTCTGCTTCTGCAGAAGAACGAGCTGCAACCTTCTGTTTTTTAGTCTTCCAAGAAATTGGAGAAGAACCAAGTGTGACGAACCAACCACTCACGGATCGTCTCGTCAGAGGACAACCTCCCCAATCAGAATCACACCAGCCATACAACTTTAAGTCACACTCAGAAGACAATAGCACACCCTGTCCCGGCGTTCCTTTTAAGTACCGCACAACACGCAATGCACAGTTCCAATGATCAGCTCTAGGACTGTGCATAAACTGAGACAGAACATGAATAACATAAGTCAAATCTGGTCGAGTAGCCAAAAGATACACAAGTCGCCCTACCAACCGTCGATAACGTTCTGGTTCTTTTAACAATGGACCATCAGAAAGAGCAAGCTTGTGTTGTTGTTCAATAGGAAACGCAGCAGGCTGTGATCCTAGATATCCCACTTCACTAATGATATCCAGTGTGTACTTTCTTTGACAGAGAAAAATACCATCATTATTTCTTGCCACCTCAATCCCTAAGAAGTATTTTAGCGACCCCAGGTCTTTGATATGAAAACACTCGCCGAGATACTGCTTGAACTGTGCTATGCCTGATGTATCATTACCACCAATGATAATGTCATCTA
It encodes the following:
- the LOC109127258 gene encoding uncharacterized protein LOC109127258, with translation MTTVRTFLSVAAAKQWELHQMDVNNAFLHGDLEEEVYMQLPPGFRNNENRNSVCLLKKSLYGLKQAPRCWFAKLKGALTQYGFKESHSDYSMFHLRRGTSEIYILVYVDDIIIGGNDTSGIAQFKQYLGECFHIKDLGSLKYFLGIEVARNNDGIFLCQRKYTLDIISEVGYLGSQPAAFPIEQQHKLALSDGPLLKEPERYRRLVGRLVYLLATRPDLTYVIHVLSQFMHSPRADHWNCALRVVRYLKGTPGQGVLLSSECDLKLYGWCDSDWGGCPLTRRSVSGWFVTLGSSPISWKTKKQKVAARSSAEAEYRCMALTVKELEWLRHLMADFGVSQREPTDLHCDNEAALYIAANPVFHERTKGIEIDCHNVWDAIQAGDIRTQKVHTKEQLADVFTKALGCREFENMVAKLGIWNPHAQLEGGVSEIFGDLDYIGIYL